One window of Alkaliphilus metalliredigens QYMF genomic DNA carries:
- a CDS encoding HlyD family efflux transporter periplasmic adaptor subunit, whose protein sequence is MKGIVQNLNDITDSRELLESRPHPFTVIFIYLLIGLLAIAFIWTYIGEIDIVVKANGVVRPNQRISTINNIVPGKVKELYIENGKTVKKDDILYTIDHTELKNKQAFIEEELSRKKTELKNQNIFKQSIIENKNSFNQQEKDQEVHYYKYIKYQAEQGQTKENVNLIISKINTTQTILQNTQTLLTAIENNENKFEDTENEYYIKFLDYSLNLKDLQKEVDKKKIDLEIQEKLHQSGAVSQMDYKNVKDMLEKMQLEKKRFENSTRLSLKTSMEENQRLLNQLEIQLQQIAPGIVEQIENHPDIAAANHRTENIIAINETIKYLEAEINQLQNNLKGIKLDIENSISKAPIDGHINIITDINQGDNIQAGTPIATIIPYDDSNYTVRIYASNEDIANINIGDKVKYNFMALPYKEYGELTGKITRIATDTKTTQEGNTSYYLVESDIETRALISYKGEEADIKVGMVCEARVVTKTKKILHYLLEKIDLRL, encoded by the coding sequence ATGAAAGGAATCGTACAAAACCTAAACGACATAACAGATAGCAGAGAGCTACTAGAAAGCCGCCCCCATCCCTTTACAGTCATATTCATATACCTACTAATCGGGCTGTTGGCAATCGCATTTATCTGGACCTACATAGGGGAAATAGACATCGTTGTAAAAGCCAATGGCGTAGTAAGACCAAATCAAAGAATAAGCACCATTAACAATATCGTCCCAGGTAAAGTCAAAGAATTATACATAGAAAATGGGAAGACAGTAAAAAAAGACGACATACTCTACACAATAGATCATACCGAACTAAAAAATAAACAAGCTTTTATAGAAGAAGAATTATCCAGGAAAAAAACAGAGCTAAAAAATCAAAACATCTTTAAACAAAGCATCATAGAAAACAAAAACAGCTTTAATCAGCAAGAAAAAGATCAAGAAGTTCATTACTACAAATATATAAAATATCAAGCAGAGCAAGGGCAGACAAAAGAAAATGTAAACCTAATCATCAGTAAAATAAATACTACACAAACTATACTACAAAACACACAAACACTTTTGACTGCCATAGAGAATAATGAAAATAAATTTGAAGATACAGAAAACGAATACTACATCAAATTTCTTGATTACAGCCTTAATCTAAAAGACCTGCAAAAAGAGGTAGACAAGAAAAAGATAGACCTTGAAATACAAGAAAAACTACACCAATCAGGTGCTGTATCCCAAATGGACTATAAGAATGTGAAAGACATGCTAGAAAAAATGCAATTAGAAAAAAAACGATTTGAAAACAGCACCCGATTAAGCCTTAAAACAAGCATGGAAGAAAACCAAAGACTGTTAAATCAGCTAGAAATACAATTACAACAAATTGCACCAGGAATAGTTGAACAAATAGAAAACCATCCAGACATAGCAGCAGCAAACCATAGAACAGAAAATATAATAGCAATAAATGAGACTATAAAATATCTAGAGGCAGAAATCAACCAACTACAAAATAATCTTAAGGGCATAAAGCTAGACATTGAAAACTCTATTAGTAAAGCCCCAATAGATGGACATATAAACATCATCACAGACATCAACCAAGGGGATAATATACAAGCAGGAACACCAATAGCAACCATTATTCCATATGATGACAGCAATTATACAGTACGAATATATGCATCCAACGAAGACATCGCAAATATAAACATAGGAGATAAAGTGAAATATAACTTCATGGCATTACCCTATAAAGAATACGGCGAATTGACAGGCAAAATTACAAGAATAGCAACAGATACAAAAACAACTCAAGAAGGTAACACAAGCTACTACCTAGTAGAGTCAGATATAGAAACAAGAGCCTTAATTAGCTACAAAGGTGAAGAAGCTGATATAAAAGTAGGGATGGTATGTGAAGCCAGGGTAGTAACCAAAACAAAGAAAATACTTCATTACTTGCTTGAGAAGATAGATTTAAGATTGTAA
- a CDS encoding CPBP family intramembrane glutamic endopeptidase: MKTYIKTTWQITKYILIHFVIIMLYNFGAGAFYGVKMAMNDQLDEIESGIEAFLAPHTSISIIIAAIGAFLIYRYIMKRKNLNLYEECRFKKLSRGQTLASLSTGVSILSLSLLILGMTSFMFQESLDTHINNTHSLISVHPLLLIISVGIAAPFIEEILFRGLVFRELEQKSTIAITIIIQAIIFGAYHLNLAHGIMTTIMGIFLGLSLYWTGSIWAPILIHLTNNLLSVVLDLLGYGIFIETYPLADKAICGTAVLIVLPLSILYLYRSRITWEPKKVDEKTEIEKI; this comes from the coding sequence ATGAAAACATATATCAAAACCACCTGGCAGATTACCAAATACATCTTAATCCACTTTGTAATAATAATGCTTTATAACTTTGGCGCCGGCGCCTTTTATGGAGTGAAAATGGCAATGAATGACCAGCTTGATGAGATTGAATCAGGCATTGAAGCCTTTTTAGCACCTCACACATCCATATCCATAATCATTGCTGCCATAGGCGCATTTCTGATTTACCGTTATATAATGAAAAGAAAAAACCTCAACCTATATGAAGAATGTCGGTTCAAAAAGCTTAGCAGAGGACAAACCCTAGCATCCCTTTCAACAGGCGTATCCATATTATCTTTAAGCCTGCTGATTCTTGGAATGACTAGCTTTATGTTTCAAGAATCACTAGATACCCATATTAATAATACACATTCACTGATCAGCGTGCATCCATTATTGCTTATCATAAGTGTAGGCATTGCCGCACCTTTTATCGAAGAAATACTATTTCGAGGTTTGGTATTTAGAGAATTGGAGCAAAAAAGCACAATCGCTATAACCATTATCATTCAAGCCATCATTTTTGGTGCATATCACTTAAATCTAGCACACGGCATCATGACAACAATAATGGGTATATTTTTAGGACTATCTCTGTATTGGACAGGCTCCATCTGGGCTCCGATTTTGATACATTTAACTAACAACTTACTGAGCGTAGTCTTAGACCTGCTGGGATATGGTATCTTTATTGAAACATACCCTCTGGCAGATAAAGCTATTTGCGGAACAGCAGTTCTTATAGTTCTCCCCCTAAGCATCCTGTACTTATATCGTAGCCGTATCACATGGGAACCGAAGAAAGTAGATGAGAAAACAGAGATCGAAAAAATATAA
- a CDS encoding type II CAAX endopeptidase family protein — MNKFSSSVKNGFFLYFLIVLSSNLFYFSTRNIGLSRLIRVLIIQYFFYLLIPITCLMLNKKIIKKDLRLNKINWKQFRLIFLISILAVPISTYLNNVVLVVLSLFGDYTRIQRLITDVTSFYTLIASIFIFVITPAICEETMFRGFLMNEFKSIGVRKSIILTAVLFSIFHLDIEFLLGATFIGIIFGYLVHITNSLYAGIIAHGIFNLTGSLLKFLLLNGSSDIAGDIVIWKEIIPVILLGIMPSCVFVALSWLLIKKLIETVNNTPQNFEVE; from the coding sequence ATGAATAAGTTTAGCAGTTCGGTAAAAAATGGTTTTTTCCTATACTTTCTGATTGTTTTAAGTTCAAATTTATTCTACTTTTCAACTCGAAATATAGGGCTTAGTAGATTAATACGTGTTCTTATAATTCAATACTTTTTCTACCTACTAATACCAATTACCTGTTTAATGTTAAATAAAAAAATTATTAAAAAAGATTTGAGGCTCAATAAAATAAACTGGAAGCAATTTAGATTAATTTTTTTGATTTCGATATTAGCAGTACCTATATCGACTTATTTAAACAATGTGGTGTTGGTTGTACTAAGTCTATTTGGGGACTATACAAGAATTCAACGGTTAATAACTGACGTCACATCTTTTTATACTCTAATAGCATCAATATTTATCTTTGTCATAACACCAGCAATCTGTGAAGAAACAATGTTTCGCGGATTTCTTATGAATGAGTTTAAATCAATAGGTGTTAGAAAATCAATTATTTTAACCGCAGTTCTATTCAGTATATTTCATCTTGATATAGAGTTTTTACTGGGGGCTACTTTTATAGGGATTATATTTGGTTATCTAGTACATATAACAAATTCCCTATATGCTGGAATAATTGCACATGGCATCTTTAACTTGACAGGATCATTATTAAAATTTCTTCTACTTAATGGAAGTTCTGACATAGCTGGTGATATTGTTATTTGGAAGGAGATCATTCCTGTTATTTTATTAGGTATAATGCCATCCTGTGTATTTGTTGCGCTTAGTTGGCTACTTATAAAAAAATTGATAGAAACAGTCAACAATACTCCACAAAATTTTGAGGTTGAGTGA